One Leptospira bouyouniensis DNA window includes the following coding sequences:
- the hemB gene encoding porphobilinogen synthase has product MKKQTLRLRSNKYLRHLSESGSLNVNKMIQPLFLVEGLIEKEPIKGLPDVYRDTNQTIFKQIESDLKSGVTQFLLFMVPSEKSDTSFSKDFYHTNISAIKSKFPEMFLWLDTCICSVTTTGHCCHFHPKGTIDLPLTLQRLSELALIYADAGADGIAPSDMMDGRVASHRKILDDNNHIHVPIMSYSTKFKSHFYGPFRGAADSSPQFGDRSGYQLDVRDRDTAIHTSIRDKEEGADLLMVKPGMTAIDLIGPIKDKTGLPTGAYQVSGEYASLAYLAKEGFLDFEDGLKETWDVFRRAGSSFLITYGARIAKRLYS; this is encoded by the coding sequence ATGAAAAAACAAACTCTTCGATTACGTTCCAACAAATACCTTCGTCATTTGAGTGAATCTGGTTCCTTAAATGTAAACAAAATGATCCAACCTTTATTCCTTGTGGAAGGGCTTATTGAAAAAGAACCCATCAAAGGATTACCTGATGTATACCGTGATACCAATCAAACAATTTTCAAACAAATTGAATCTGATTTAAAATCAGGAGTAACTCAGTTTTTACTGTTTATGGTTCCAAGTGAAAAATCAGATACAAGTTTCTCAAAGGATTTTTATCATACAAACATCAGTGCTATCAAATCAAAATTTCCTGAAATGTTTTTATGGTTAGATACTTGTATCTGCTCAGTAACGACAACAGGTCATTGTTGCCATTTCCATCCCAAAGGAACCATTGACTTACCATTAACCTTACAACGATTATCTGAACTTGCTCTGATTTATGCAGATGCTGGGGCTGATGGGATTGCTCCCAGTGACATGATGGACGGAAGAGTCGCATCACATAGAAAGATACTTGATGATAACAATCATATTCATGTTCCCATTATGAGTTATTCTACAAAGTTCAAAAGCCATTTTTATGGTCCATTTCGTGGAGCTGCTGACTCCTCACCACAGTTTGGCGACAGAAGTGGATACCAACTTGATGTGAGAGACAGAGACACTGCAATCCATACTTCGATCCGAGATAAAGAAGAAGGTGCAGATTTGTTAATGGTAAAGCCGGGTATGACAGCAATTGATTTAATCGGACCGATTAAGGACAAAACTGGACTTCCAACCGGTGCCTATCAAGTCAGTGGTGAATACGCAAGTCTTGCATATTTGGCTAAAGAGGGTTTTTTAGATTTTGAAGATGGTTTGAAAGAAACATGGGATGTGTTTCGCAGAGCCGGATCTTCGTTTTTAATTACATATGGTGCAAGGATAGCCAAGAGGTTGTATTCATGA
- the cysK gene encoding cysteine synthase A — protein sequence MKFNSILEAIGNTPHVRLTRLFGTDHEVYMKLERQNPGGSIKDRIALAMIEDAEKSGKLKKDSIIVEPTSGNTGIGLAMVAAVKGYAITLVMPEHMSVERRRIMAAYGAKFELTPREKGMPGAIAKAQEMVAANPNAWMPQQFENEANIQVHREKTAEEIAKDFPDGLDYIITGVGTGGHISGCAENLKKRFPKLKVFAVEPEGSPVLSGGKPGPHPLQGIGAGFIPKNCKTELLDGIITVGKEESFTMAVLAAKKEGIFIGTSSGASLAAVSKKLKEIPAGSKVLTFCYDTGERYLSVEGLFV from the coding sequence ATGAAATTTAATAGTATTCTAGAAGCCATTGGTAATACACCACATGTTCGATTGACTCGTTTGTTTGGAACCGATCACGAAGTTTATATGAAGTTAGAGAGACAAAATCCAGGTGGGTCCATAAAGGATCGGATTGCTCTTGCTATGATCGAAGACGCAGAAAAATCAGGAAAATTAAAAAAAGATTCTATCATTGTTGAGCCAACATCTGGGAATACAGGGATTGGCCTTGCGATGGTTGCAGCTGTCAAAGGTTATGCGATCACTCTTGTAATGCCGGAACATATGTCTGTTGAAAGACGTCGTATCATGGCAGCATATGGTGCAAAATTTGAACTCACTCCAAGAGAAAAAGGAATGCCCGGTGCCATTGCCAAAGCGCAAGAAATGGTAGCCGCCAATCCGAATGCTTGGATGCCACAACAGTTTGAAAACGAGGCAAACATCCAGGTTCATAGAGAAAAAACAGCCGAAGAAATTGCAAAAGATTTCCCTGACGGTTTGGATTACATTATCACTGGTGTTGGAACAGGTGGGCATATCTCTGGTTGTGCAGAAAATTTAAAAAAACGTTTTCCTAAACTCAAAGTGTTTGCAGTAGAACCTGAAGGTTCTCCAGTCCTCAGTGGTGGAAAACCAGGACCACACCCTTTACAAGGGATAGGCGCTGGATTCATTCCTAAAAACTGTAAAACAGAATTATTAGATGGAATTATCACGGTTGGAAAAGAAGAATCCTTCACGATGGCAGTTCTTGCTGCAAAAAAAGAAGGAATATTCATCGGAACTTCGTCAGGAGCAAGCCTTGCTGCTGTTTCTAAAAAACTAAAAGAGATCCCAGCTGGTTCAAAAGTCCTCACATTCTGTTATGATACTGGAGAACGATACTTATCAGTTGAAGGACTTTTCGTTTAA
- a CDS encoding uroporphyrinogen decarboxylase family protein → MITTKYYNERFANAIQLVPQDVPPIWFMRQAGRYHSHYRKLKETYSFMELCKEPELAAEVALGPVKEFGFDVSILFSDLLFPLEALGMGLTYDPGPKLSFSLTSTSDFNKLKSVEEAIEGLHFQKQAVIRTREVLPKDVSLIGFVGGPFTLMTYASIGKHDGNLAFIKTNQNFVDGFYSILLPLLKKNIELQLQGGAEVVMMFDTAAGMLDPINFHRYVTEPISELTKMFPNQIGYYAKNSTEEQIRQIHSISDLVGFGVDHRFSIRTILQEFGGKGFIQGNFDQELLFAEPITLKQKIREYLLPIKDLDPKDRVGWVAGLGHGVLQYTPEISVHTLIEETRKVFST, encoded by the coding sequence ATGATCACAACCAAATACTACAATGAACGATTTGCCAATGCGATTCAGTTAGTCCCCCAAGATGTTCCTCCAATTTGGTTTATGCGACAAGCGGGAAGGTATCATTCCCACTATCGTAAACTGAAAGAAACTTATAGTTTTATGGAATTATGTAAAGAACCTGAACTGGCAGCAGAAGTAGCATTAGGCCCAGTAAAAGAGTTTGGTTTTGATGTAAGTATATTATTTTCTGACTTACTTTTTCCACTTGAAGCATTGGGAATGGGACTTACATATGATCCAGGTCCTAAACTCTCATTTTCACTCACCTCCACTTCTGATTTCAATAAACTAAAATCAGTGGAGGAAGCGATCGAAGGATTACACTTTCAAAAACAGGCAGTGATTCGTACACGTGAAGTATTACCGAAAGATGTATCTTTAATCGGATTTGTTGGTGGACCATTTACACTCATGACTTATGCAAGTATTGGCAAACATGATGGAAACCTAGCTTTTATTAAAACAAACCAAAACTTTGTAGATGGTTTTTATTCGATTCTACTCCCCCTTCTGAAAAAAAATATAGAATTACAACTGCAAGGTGGCGCAGAAGTCGTCATGATGTTTGATACAGCCGCAGGTATGTTAGACCCAATCAATTTTCATCGTTACGTAACAGAGCCAATATCAGAACTTACAAAAATGTTCCCAAATCAAATTGGATACTATGCAAAAAATTCCACAGAAGAACAGATTCGCCAAATACACTCAATTTCAGATTTAGTTGGATTTGGAGTTGATCATCGTTTTTCGATCCGTACCATTTTACAAGAATTTGGTGGGAAAGGCTTCATCCAAGGAAATTTTGACCAGGAATTATTGTTTGCAGAGCCAATAACCCTCAAACAAAAAATTCGCGAATATCTTTTACCAATAAAAGATTTGGACCCAAAAGATCGGGTTGGTTGGGTCGCAGGTCTCGGCCATGGTGTATTACAATACACACCTGAAATTTCGGTCCATACACTCATCGAAGAAACACGAAAGGTGTTTAGTACATGA
- the topA gene encoding type I DNA topoisomerase gives MVESPTKAATITSYLGKDWMVVATKGHIKDLPPKTYGVDISNQFEPEYEWLKGKKSHFATIIAKAKKSSCIYIASDPDREGEIIAKHCFDELSKLKKPIYRLRLKEITKEEVNLQIQKKLGLSYEAIESQIARRVIDRIFGFEVSPDLWRQLKIPSLSAGRVQSTVLHWICEREKEIQNFSKETYFQLKLQGILNQNPIELKYLSKDKLKSNDIQAILSDIKILPEPSRFKELTLTKIKTKKIKRNPPKPFSTASLLESSFRKFQFDSKKTMRIAQSLFEGKKLHSGETVGLITYMRSDSTRVSEKKRKLGERYLKEHYPNLLSEVNKGQTKQKKFSQDAHEAITPIDPNLTPNQIRSFLSIDEGKLYQLIWERFLTSLMKPEVGEEVIYEFPVGKHMFEYSFEKIYDPGFKNFPLPKENLEKTNITAKLGDRFFYQSYSADEKETEPPLRYTQGKLVQKMEDTGVGRPSTYATILDTLKLRKYIVEYQKNIGPSALGLKVDAYLFLNFQNLIGESFTKDLESQLDQITDNKESRVKLVSSFYDLLKKILKSPRKKLESPSLAITNQKETSKLKNPIFEKESLRRGSQKKESPRFVESKTCPKCLEGFVKTKLGKNGKTIYFCSRYPHCDYITYDK, from the coding sequence ATTGTCGAATCACCTACCAAAGCGGCAACCATCACTTCTTACTTAGGTAAGGATTGGATGGTTGTGGCGACAAAAGGTCATATCAAAGACCTGCCCCCCAAAACCTATGGGGTGGATATCTCAAACCAATTTGAACCTGAATATGAGTGGTTAAAAGGTAAAAAAAGCCATTTCGCAACCATTATCGCTAAAGCTAAAAAATCATCCTGTATTTACATAGCGAGTGATCCAGATCGCGAAGGTGAAATTATCGCAAAACATTGTTTTGATGAACTTTCCAAGTTAAAAAAACCTATATATCGACTGCGACTAAAAGAAATTACAAAAGAGGAAGTAAATTTACAAATTCAAAAGAAGTTAGGATTAAGTTATGAAGCAATTGAATCACAAATAGCAAGAAGAGTGATTGATCGAATTTTTGGCTTCGAAGTATCTCCCGATTTATGGCGACAATTAAAAATTCCATCACTTTCAGCTGGAAGAGTCCAATCGACTGTTTTACATTGGATCTGCGAAAGAGAAAAAGAAATTCAAAACTTCTCGAAAGAAACCTACTTCCAGTTGAAATTACAAGGTATTTTGAACCAAAACCCAATTGAATTAAAATACCTTTCAAAAGATAAACTTAAAAGCAATGACATTCAAGCCATTTTATCCGATATCAAAATTTTACCGGAACCATCCCGATTCAAGGAATTAACATTAACAAAAATTAAGACAAAAAAAATCAAACGTAACCCTCCAAAGCCATTTTCTACTGCCAGTTTGCTTGAATCCAGTTTTCGAAAGTTTCAATTTGATTCGAAAAAAACGATGCGGATTGCCCAAAGTCTTTTTGAAGGAAAAAAATTACATTCAGGTGAAACTGTCGGACTTATTACTTATATGCGTTCTGATAGCACAAGGGTATCTGAGAAAAAACGAAAGTTAGGTGAGAGATATTTAAAAGAACATTATCCGAATCTTTTATCGGAAGTAAATAAAGGTCAGACAAAACAAAAAAAATTTTCACAAGATGCACATGAAGCGATAACTCCTATTGATCCTAATCTTACACCAAATCAAATACGATCGTTTTTATCGATCGACGAAGGGAAATTATACCAATTAATTTGGGAGCGATTTTTAACTTCACTGATGAAACCGGAAGTAGGTGAGGAAGTCATTTATGAATTTCCAGTTGGGAAACATATGTTTGAGTATTCCTTTGAAAAAATTTATGATCCGGGATTCAAAAACTTTCCACTTCCAAAGGAAAATCTTGAAAAAACAAATATAACTGCGAAACTGGGAGATCGTTTTTTTTACCAATCGTATTCCGCGGATGAAAAAGAAACGGAACCTCCACTCCGTTATACGCAAGGCAAATTGGTTCAAAAAATGGAAGACACAGGGGTGGGTCGTCCATCTACATATGCGACCATTCTTGACACTCTAAAATTAAGAAAATACATCGTTGAATACCAAAAAAACATTGGTCCATCAGCGCTTGGTTTAAAAGTTGATGCTTATTTGTTTTTGAATTTTCAAAACTTGATAGGAGAGTCATTTACAAAAGATTTAGAATCTCAGCTCGACCAAATCACTGATAACAAAGAATCTAGGGTGAAATTAGTATCATCTTTTTATGATTTATTGAAAAAGATATTAAAGTCCCCCAGAAAAAAACTAGAATCTCCATCATTAGCGATTACAAACCAAAAAGAAACTTCGAAGTTAAAGAATCCGATTTTCGAAAAAGAATCTCTCCGTCGAGGTTCGCAAAAGAAAGAGAGTCCAAGATTTGTTGAGAGTAAAACTTGCCCAAAGTGTTTAGAAGGATTTGTGAAAACCAAACTTGGCAAAAATGGAAAAACCATTTATTTTTGTTCGCGTTACCCTCACTGTGACTACATCACCTATGACAAATAA
- a CDS encoding NAD(P)-binding protein, producing MNEEIFIYGGGITGLFVAYHHVKKGNFVTLFEEKSNLGGLIGTRREKEGLVELAANGILLTDDIKSMLNDIGLSPVFPKKASKRRYFWINQRLSQFPISIFSGTKLLYSIFLKKLKFDSSLNFESWSSGMFGSSVTKNIIEPALGGIYGTRLSELQAETIFSQWNGNGKSTIFQEIKKNKKKTYGTVSFPNGMGDLVCHLADYLSPRIQIKTGVSLSNIDEIQNLNGTVRICTSLKKLLPLLEPLLRKNEVPNLLTISTITRFGETKLTKKPCFGVLFGKNEGIQALGVLCNSDIFEGRVATNLHSETWIYPKLDGGENRDLLKSIVEKDRATITGKQEESKAFYQTTWEGVFPAYDKKLYLFNETLNRLETDWKSKGKDIKFYGNYRKGIGLRSIFESTMSE from the coding sequence ATGAATGAAGAAATTTTTATTTATGGTGGAGGGATCACAGGTTTATTCGTTGCATACCACCATGTTAAAAAAGGAAATTTTGTAACACTTTTTGAAGAAAAAAGTAACCTTGGTGGTCTGATTGGGACCAGAAGAGAAAAGGAAGGACTCGTTGAACTTGCAGCAAATGGAATCCTCTTAACCGATGATATCAAATCGATGTTAAATGATATTGGCCTCTCCCCAGTATTCCCTAAAAAAGCATCAAAACGTAGGTATTTTTGGATAAACCAACGACTATCACAATTCCCTATCTCCATATTTTCAGGAACAAAACTTCTATATTCAATCTTTCTCAAAAAACTAAAATTTGATTCCAGCTTAAATTTTGAATCTTGGAGTTCTGGGATGTTCGGTTCTTCTGTGACTAAAAACATAATTGAGCCCGCATTAGGTGGTATTTATGGAACAAGATTATCAGAATTGCAAGCAGAGACTATCTTTTCTCAATGGAATGGGAATGGTAAAAGCACCATTTTCCAAGAAATCAAAAAAAACAAAAAGAAAACTTATGGAACTGTTTCATTTCCTAATGGAATGGGTGATTTGGTTTGCCATTTAGCAGATTATCTTTCACCGAGAATCCAAATTAAAACAGGAGTTTCTCTTTCTAATATCGATGAAATTCAGAATTTAAATGGAACTGTTCGCATTTGTACTTCATTAAAGAAATTATTACCATTACTTGAGCCTTTACTTAGAAAAAATGAAGTTCCCAATTTACTAACAATCTCCACCATCACTCGGTTTGGTGAAACTAAACTCACAAAAAAACCTTGTTTTGGTGTTTTATTTGGAAAAAACGAAGGAATCCAAGCACTTGGTGTTTTGTGTAATTCGGATATTTTTGAAGGAAGAGTGGCTACCAATTTACACTCCGAAACTTGGATCTATCCAAAGTTAGATGGTGGAGAAAACAGAGACCTATTAAAGTCTATAGTTGAAAAAGATAGAGCCACCATCACAGGGAAACAGGAAGAGTCAAAAGCATTTTACCAGACCACTTGGGAAGGGGTATTCCCAGCGTATGACAAAAAATTATACCTATTCAACGAAACATTAAATCGACTTGAAACTGATTGGAAATCAAAAGGAAAAGATATCAAATTTTATGGCAATTACCGAAAAGGGATAGGACTTCGATCAATCTTTGAATCGACAATGTCGGAGTGA
- the hemN gene encoding oxygen-independent coproporphyrinogen III oxidase, producing the protein MKHLLEKYDTPAPRYTSYPTVPYWTDSPTTEECIQSLETYLSPVESKLAIYLHIPFCETLCTFCGCNTSITKNHSVEEPYVSAILRELELYLKKVPSLRGKELSELHLGGGSPTYLSDYNLQSTIEFILNQLSQAKDSQYSIEVDPRRTRVSQLKLLKQLGFKRISLGVQDFDPEVQRLVNRIQPFELTENITLEARALGFDSINFDLIYGLPKQSLDSMKYTMENTLKLKPDRIAFYSYAHVPWIKASQRLFTENDLPEPTLKRELYETGRAILEKEGYREIGMDHFALPHDKLWKAFHSKQLHRNFMGYSDSKTDVMLGLGSSAISETPNLFFQNIKLEMKYRKSLFDSSLPILRGHKLTNSDQLRKQLILALMTTWKVNVPHELQNHVKPFLAEMESDHLIEWQNDTLVITEAGKPFLRIVAMAFDEKLQVNQPSKPVFSKAI; encoded by the coding sequence ATGAAACACTTACTTGAAAAATATGATACACCAGCACCAAGGTATACAAGTTACCCTACTGTTCCATATTGGACTGATTCACCAACAACTGAAGAATGTATCCAATCTTTAGAAACATACCTTTCTCCAGTTGAATCAAAATTAGCTATTTACCTCCACATTCCGTTTTGCGAAACTCTTTGTACATTTTGTGGTTGTAATACTTCAATCACAAAAAACCACTCAGTAGAAGAACCCTATGTAAGTGCTATTCTGAGAGAATTAGAATTATACTTAAAAAAAGTTCCTTCCCTTAGAGGAAAAGAGCTCAGTGAACTTCATTTAGGTGGAGGAAGTCCTACATACTTATCTGATTACAACCTTCAATCTACGATCGAATTCATTTTGAATCAGTTGTCACAAGCAAAAGACTCGCAGTATTCAATCGAAGTAGATCCAAGAAGGACACGAGTATCCCAGCTCAAACTTTTAAAGCAATTAGGTTTCAAACGTATAAGTTTAGGAGTTCAAGATTTTGATCCAGAAGTCCAAAGGCTTGTCAATAGAATCCAACCTTTTGAACTCACTGAAAACATAACATTAGAAGCAAGAGCACTAGGGTTTGATTCGATTAACTTTGATTTGATTTATGGTTTACCTAAACAATCACTTGACTCCATGAAATACACAATGGAAAATACATTGAAACTCAAACCAGATCGGATTGCGTTTTATTCTTATGCTCACGTTCCTTGGATAAAGGCTTCCCAACGATTATTCACCGAAAATGATTTACCTGAGCCTACACTCAAACGCGAGTTATATGAGACAGGAAGAGCTATTCTTGAAAAAGAAGGTTATCGTGAAATTGGTATGGACCATTTTGCACTCCCTCATGATAAATTGTGGAAAGCTTTTCATTCAAAACAATTACATAGAAACTTTATGGGATATAGTGATTCCAAAACAGACGTTATGTTAGGACTTGGATCTTCTGCCATTTCGGAAACTCCAAATCTATTTTTTCAAAATATTAAACTCGAAATGAAATATCGAAAATCTCTTTTTGATAGCTCATTACCAATTCTACGTGGGCATAAACTAACAAACTCAGACCAATTGAGAAAACAATTGATATTGGCTCTAATGACAACTTGGAAAGTAAATGTCCCACACGAATTACAAAATCATGTGAAACCATTCCTAGCTGAAATGGAATCTGATCATTTGATAGAGTGGCAAAATGATACACTTGTGATCACTGAAGCAGGGAAACCTTTTTTACGTATTGTTGCAATGGCATTTGATGAAAAACTCCAAGTGAACCAACCATCGAAACCAGTATTCTCAAAAGCAATATGA
- the hemH gene encoding ferrochelatase: protein MTNKPEKTLVLVNLGGPRTPAEIEVFLKDLFSDPFVFDLPLPEFLRIRLARFIAKKRAPKVQTAYASMGFGGGSPLVEETEKQALALEKILNNDSRVQWKVLVAMACAYPNIRDPKFTKPGPDTIYLPLYPQFSRSTVLSTLSILESKFSECPVGSGGYVPHFGLEPKFHQISAQFISDFFTNQLFPEQYLHYPDDKPNCDWKDIDLVFSAHGIPMRLVKKGDRYMEEVELSVKGITDELRKYGYRGNIHISYQSKVGPAKWTEPSTIQKITELAIQGKHIAVYPISFVSDHLETLEEIGEQFKELTWEKGGKSFVRIPTLSVYPEFIQFLADKVKQTDSGIKHCVCKEKGGESLRHCRFKD, encoded by the coding sequence ATGACAAATAAACCAGAAAAAACGTTGGTCCTTGTGAATTTGGGAGGTCCTAGAACTCCTGCTGAAATTGAAGTATTTTTAAAAGATTTATTCTCAGATCCTTTCGTCTTTGATTTGCCATTGCCAGAATTTTTACGTATTCGTTTGGCACGATTTATTGCGAAAAAAAGAGCACCGAAAGTACAAACTGCTTATGCATCAATGGGTTTTGGCGGTGGGTCTCCACTAGTAGAAGAAACAGAAAAACAAGCTTTAGCATTAGAAAAAATTTTAAACAACGATTCAAGAGTGCAATGGAAAGTATTGGTGGCAATGGCTTGTGCCTACCCAAACATTAGGGATCCCAAGTTTACTAAACCAGGACCAGATACCATTTATCTTCCGTTATACCCTCAGTTTTCAAGGTCAACTGTGTTATCAACTTTATCTATTTTAGAATCAAAATTTTCTGAATGCCCAGTTGGCAGTGGTGGTTACGTTCCTCATTTTGGTCTAGAACCAAAATTCCATCAAATTAGTGCTCAATTTATTTCTGATTTTTTTACTAACCAACTTTTTCCCGAACAATATTTACATTATCCAGATGATAAACCCAATTGTGATTGGAAAGATATTGATCTTGTTTTTTCAGCACATGGTATACCGATGCGACTTGTTAAAAAAGGAGATCGATATATGGAAGAGGTGGAACTTTCTGTGAAAGGTATAACTGATGAACTTAGAAAATATGGTTATAGAGGGAATATTCATATATCTTACCAAAGTAAGGTGGGGCCTGCGAAGTGGACAGAACCAAGTACAATCCAAAAAATAACCGAGCTAGCAATACAAGGAAAACATATTGCTGTTTATCCAATTAGTTTTGTCAGTGATCACCTTGAGACATTGGAAGAAATAGGCGAACAATTTAAGGAGTTAACATGGGAAAAAGGAGGAAAATCATTTGTTCGAATTCCTACTTTAAGCGTTTACCCAGAATTTATACAATTCCTTGCGGATAAAGTAAAACAAACCGATTCGGGGATCAAACACTGTGTTTGTAAAGAGAAAGGTGGTGAATCACTCCGACATTGTCGATTCAAAGATTGA
- the hemL gene encoding glutamate-1-semialdehyde 2,1-aminomutase, translating into MNSELLFERSKQVVPGGVHSPVRSFSSVGGTPIFFTEANGAYLKSVEGKEYIDYCLSFGPLLFGHRNPEIQEVVEDTVKKAWSFGACEPYSLELAEYITERLPWVEKIRFVNSGTEAVMSALRVARAATGRNKILKFDGCYHGHLDQLLVKSGSGLAGLSSSDSKGIGPEIIQNTLVLPLDDETKLEELFQREGSNIACLAIEPLPANYGLLPQRIEFLKKCRDLSTKYGVLLLFDEVISGFRVSFQGMAGVTGIVPDLVCYGKIIGGGFPVGAYAGKKDLMDLVAPSGPVYQAGTLSANPIGMRAGLKTLTKAWTEDPYTKLENATKQLTDGIVKILSEKGDSNWEAVTFGSLFWLKSKTENPIRTINQIPESHKSNFAKLFHKLLNQGVYLAPSGYEVGFLSTAHTVDIINRTLEKTKQALKD; encoded by the coding sequence ATGAATTCGGAATTATTATTTGAAAGATCGAAACAAGTGGTTCCTGGCGGAGTACATAGCCCCGTAAGATCATTTTCTTCCGTGGGTGGTACACCCATTTTTTTTACTGAAGCAAATGGCGCCTATCTTAAGTCAGTCGAAGGAAAAGAATATATCGATTATTGTTTGAGTTTTGGTCCCCTTCTTTTCGGTCATAGAAATCCGGAAATCCAAGAAGTGGTCGAAGATACCGTAAAGAAAGCCTGGTCATTTGGAGCTTGTGAACCTTATTCTCTGGAACTTGCCGAATACATCACGGAACGTCTACCCTGGGTTGAAAAAATTCGATTTGTAAACTCAGGTACGGAAGCCGTGATGAGTGCTCTTCGTGTCGCAAGAGCTGCAACTGGAAGGAATAAAATTTTAAAATTTGACGGTTGTTACCATGGACATTTAGACCAACTACTAGTGAAATCAGGATCAGGTCTTGCGGGCCTCAGTTCTAGTGATAGTAAGGGAATTGGGCCAGAAATCATTCAAAACACACTTGTATTACCATTAGATGACGAAACAAAACTGGAAGAATTATTCCAAAGGGAAGGATCTAATATTGCGTGTTTGGCGATCGAACCTTTACCAGCTAATTATGGTTTACTGCCACAGAGAATTGAATTCTTAAAAAAATGTCGTGATCTTTCAACAAAATATGGAGTTCTACTTCTTTTTGATGAAGTGATATCGGGTTTCAGAGTTTCATTTCAAGGGATGGCTGGTGTGACGGGAATTGTCCCTGATTTGGTTTGTTACGGAAAAATCATTGGAGGTGGTTTCCCTGTTGGTGCTTATGCTGGTAAAAAAGACTTAATGGACCTTGTAGCGCCAAGTGGACCAGTTTACCAAGCAGGAACCTTATCTGCCAATCCCATTGGAATGAGAGCTGGACTTAAAACTCTCACAAAAGCTTGGACAGAAGATCCTTATACTAAATTAGAAAATGCCACCAAACAACTCACAGATGGAATTGTAAAAATTTTATCTGAAAAAGGTGATTCAAATTGGGAAGCTGTGACTTTTGGGAGTTTATTTTGGTTAAAGTCAAAAACAGAAAATCCAATTCGAACCATAAATCAAATCCCAGAGTCACATAAATCCAATTTTGCAAAACTCTTCCATAAACTCTTAAACCAAGGAGTTTATCTTGCACCAAGCGGGTATGAAGTTGGATTTTTATCAACGGCACATACAGTCGATATTATAAACAGAACTCTCGAGAAAACAAAACAAGCATTAAAGGACTAA